One stretch of Hemibagrus wyckioides isolate EC202008001 linkage group LG01, SWU_Hwy_1.0, whole genome shotgun sequence DNA includes these proteins:
- the cacng8b gene encoding voltage-dependent calcium channel gamma-4 subunit, which produces MVCEKGIQILLTIVGAFASFGLMTVAIGTDYWLYSRALICNSTANVTQDDPHNKDKKDPGALTHSGLWRICCLEGVKRGVCSQINHFPEDADFDHDGAEYVLRVVRASNIFPILSAILLLMGGVCIAASRFYKSKRNIILGAGILFVAAGLSNIIGVIVYISAALGDISPKKDEDKKWQYSYGWSFYFGGLSFILAEMVGVLAVNIYIEKNKELRCRSRTDIFKSTTHAVLRLPSYRFRRRSSRSSSRSTEPSRGSRDPSPAAAGPPGSKSFGLPPSALLSQGPVSVSTLPNPHSHSRSHSALPGGDISLYTLSRDPKLGALGALGAPPMYGTVDRATLYQLHNCFPKESGGGGATMMMSGTLPSLKSHNPAGVPNASSGNSAPSSQPPPFSSSTVERERGMGTLDRLAKPESNSNTLNRKTTPV; this is translated from the exons ATGGTGTGTGAGAAGGGGATCCAGATCCTTCTCACCATCGTGGGGGCATTCGCCTCCTTTGGCCTGATGACGGTGGCAATAGGGACAGATTACTGGCTCTACTCTCGTGCTCTGATCTGCAACAGCACAGCCAATGTGACCCAGGATGACCCACACAACAAAGACAAGAAAGACCCtggagctctcacacactcaggcCTTTGGAGGATCTGCTGCCTTGAGG GTGTAAAACGAGGGGTTTGCTCTCAGATCAACCACTTCCCAGAAGACGCCGACTTCGACCACGATGGAGCAGAGTACGTCTTAC GAGTGGTTCGGGCTTCAAATATCTTCCCTATTCTTAGTGCAATCTTGTTGCTGATGGGAGGAGTGTGTATTGCTGCCAGTCGCTTCTACAAAAGCAAGAGGAACATCATACTGGGAGCTGGCATTCTGTTTGTAGCTGCAG GTTTGAGCAACATCATTGGTGTGATAGTGTACATCTCGGCAGCGCTAGGCGACATTTCTCCAAAGAAGGATGAGGATAAAAAATGGCAATATTCATATGGCTGGTCCTTCTATTTTGGAGGCCTTTCATTTATCCTGGCTGAGATGGTGGGGGTGCTGGCTGTAAACATCTACATTGAAAAGAACAAGGAGCTGCGCTGCCGTTCACGCACTGACATCTTCAAGAGCACAACGCACGCTGTGCTGCGCCTGCCTAGCTACCGCTTCCGCCGCCGCTCCTCACGCTCCAGCTCACGCTCTACTGAACCTTCAAGAGGCTCACGGGACCCCTCGCCTGCTGCTGCTGGCCCACCAGGAAGCAAAAGCTTTGGCCTGCCCCCCTCAGCACTGCTGTCACAAGGGCCTGTGTCGGTTTCCACCCTGCCTaatccacactcacactcccgCTCACACTCGGCCCTACCTGGAGGTGACATCTCGCTCTACACCCTGTCTCGAGACCCCAAACTCGGTGCACTGGGGGCTCTGGGTGCACCTCCAATGTATGGCACAGTGGATCGTGCAACGCTCTACCAGTTGCACAACTGCTTTCCCAAGGAGAGCGGCGGAGGAGGAGCCACCATGATGATGAGCGGCACACTGCCCTCTCTCAAGTCCCACAATCCAGCAGGAGTGCCGAACGCGTCCAGTGGAAACTCGGCACCCTCGTCACAACCCCCGCCTTTCTCCTCCTCTAcagtggagagggagagagggatgggcACACTCGACAGGCTGGCCAAGCCTGAGAGCAATTCCAACACGCTAAACAGGAAAACCACACCAGTGTAG